The following proteins come from a genomic window of Neptunomonas concharum:
- a CDS encoding GGDEF domain-containing protein, whose protein sequence is MRRSSNSGMSYLDWRHSIGTRLNTSIITLFTCYFLAMAASTYSLYEQFLSFNALSTNHFERVMTAAELTRDAELIASEVFESLVGVDRSNGQRSNNSENLIQIYQSVRDRLSNPTSPFDVKQLSIIDQWQTPYFNSLERFNQQLENEYQLKSALLLRIDSLFEQLNTLEQQLPLLATQTDTRFTLHALSALSYCATSLRAERPGQLAQLHNAIKDHQAKLNALSPSSETLRQLRNPINELTQQILTERGPTLKSERATLSSARETRVLAQKITSATFNYYQALKQITREEIETHQKQVITTLITLSLITLFMVIMTVVVIFYIKHHVLERLHLLYSAVNARMDGKEVRIPTQGRDEISILGHAFDQFAKARYAAEDQLKTAHAETEKANNDLKLANEQLHNLSQTDALTQIPNRRFFDQYLAREWNRACRHNNFLSLIMVDIDWFKAYNDHYGHPEGDACLQQVAQTLSSHLRREGECVARYGGEEFSIILPNTSREQATEYAELLRQAITQLEIPHPYGQVTISLGVATTNQPDKLSIEALIAQADQALYHAKNEGRNRVMTSDSGQPL, encoded by the coding sequence ATGCGCCGCTCTTCAAATAGTGGTATGTCTTATTTAGATTGGCGACACAGTATTGGCACACGGCTAAATACGTCGATTATTACGCTATTTACCTGCTATTTTCTTGCGATGGCAGCCTCTACTTATAGCCTTTATGAACAGTTTCTTAGCTTTAACGCATTATCAACAAATCATTTTGAACGTGTGATGACTGCAGCGGAACTAACACGCGATGCCGAGCTGATTGCCTCTGAAGTATTTGAAAGCTTAGTGGGTGTCGATCGTAGCAACGGCCAACGAAGTAATAACAGCGAAAACCTCATACAGATCTACCAGTCGGTCAGAGATCGATTAAGTAATCCCACCAGCCCATTCGACGTAAAACAACTCAGTATTATAGATCAATGGCAAACGCCTTATTTCAATAGTCTTGAAAGGTTTAATCAGCAACTAGAGAACGAATATCAGCTAAAGTCCGCTTTGCTGTTAAGAATTGATTCGCTCTTTGAGCAGCTAAACACACTAGAGCAACAGCTTCCTTTGTTAGCAACGCAAACCGATACACGATTTACACTGCATGCTTTGAGCGCCCTCAGCTACTGTGCTACCTCCTTAAGAGCGGAGCGCCCAGGCCAACTAGCGCAGCTGCATAACGCGATTAAAGATCATCAAGCAAAACTCAATGCGCTAAGTCCTTCATCAGAAACTTTGAGGCAATTACGTAATCCTATCAATGAGTTAACTCAACAAATTCTTACGGAAAGAGGCCCTACCCTGAAATCAGAACGCGCTACACTTTCAAGCGCGAGAGAAACCCGTGTACTGGCGCAAAAGATCACTAGCGCAACCTTTAATTACTACCAAGCTCTTAAGCAGATCACGCGGGAAGAAATTGAAACCCACCAAAAACAAGTAATAACAACACTGATTACCCTATCACTCATCACACTCTTTATGGTCATCATGACTGTTGTTGTGATTTTTTATATAAAACACCATGTATTAGAGCGCCTACATCTACTTTACTCAGCCGTTAATGCACGTATGGATGGCAAAGAGGTTCGTATTCCAACCCAAGGCCGCGATGAGATCAGCATTCTTGGCCACGCCTTCGATCAATTTGCGAAAGCGCGATATGCCGCAGAAGATCAACTAAAAACAGCCCATGCAGAAACCGAAAAAGCGAACAACGATCTCAAACTTGCCAACGAACAACTCCACAATTTAAGCCAAACCGATGCACTGACCCAAATCCCAAACAGGCGGTTCTTTGATCAATATTTAGCGCGAGAATGGAACCGAGCTTGCCGACATAACAACTTTCTTAGTTTGATTATGGTCGATATAGACTGGTTTAAAGCATACAACGACCACTACGGCCATCCCGAAGGCGATGCTTGTCTGCAGCAAGTTGCGCAAACACTCTCTAGTCATCTACGCCGTGAAGGAGAATGCGTCGCCCGTTATGGTGGCGAAGAGTTCTCCATTATCTTACCTAACACCTCACGCGAGCAGGCCACCGAATACGCCGAGTTATTACGCCAAGCGATCACCCAACTGGAGATCCCTCACCCCTACGGCCAAGTAACGATCAGCCTAGGTGTCGCCACTACCAACCAGCCTGACAAGCTCTCTATTGAAGCACTGATCGCGCAAGCCGACCAAGCGCTCTACCACGCTAAGAACGAAGGCAGAAACCGGGTTATGACAAGCGACTCGGGCCAGCCTTTATAA
- a CDS encoding amino acid ABC transporter substrate-binding protein has protein sequence MQMLVKLLLIFTLSLLSPLSFAGTLDDVLKHGDIRCGVFPDDPGRSAIDSKGEWRGFYVDFCRAVAAAIFADPKRVHFIEVGPQTRFSSLQERKTDVVMYSSTWTMEREHNYGIAFPAIYLFDGQGIMVRKNSGINTLSDLSKKRICVTENTTTHTTLVQYLKTHNIDAEIFFANGDAFFRGSCDAYTADRLNLAVNKANRAEDPAAYHLLPERLSKEPIGPMVRADDPQWARLIRAVIDALVLADEKLISQRTVDQALLTHSDLEVQNLLGKTGTIGAQLGLRADWATHIIRSVGNYSEIYLRHFGPNTPVGVEQGINQPWNRGGLLYAPLFK, from the coding sequence ATGCAAATGCTCGTAAAATTATTGCTCATTTTTACCCTGTCTTTGCTATCCCCCCTATCATTCGCAGGCACTTTGGATGATGTGCTCAAACATGGTGATATTCGCTGCGGTGTATTTCCCGACGATCCAGGTAGAAGTGCGATTGATAGTAAGGGGGAGTGGCGTGGCTTTTATGTAGACTTCTGCCGTGCCGTTGCCGCTGCAATATTTGCTGATCCCAAGCGAGTACACTTTATTGAAGTTGGACCTCAAACACGCTTTAGTAGCTTGCAAGAACGAAAAACTGATGTCGTGATGTACAGCTCAACTTGGACCATGGAGCGAGAACACAACTACGGTATTGCTTTCCCTGCCATCTATCTTTTTGATGGGCAAGGTATTATGGTGCGCAAGAACAGCGGTATAAACACCCTATCTGACCTATCCAAGAAGCGCATCTGCGTCACTGAAAATACGACAACCCATACAACCCTCGTCCAGTATTTAAAAACACACAACATAGATGCAGAGATTTTCTTCGCCAATGGTGATGCCTTTTTTAGAGGGAGTTGTGATGCTTACACAGCTGACCGCCTCAACTTAGCTGTCAACAAAGCTAACCGAGCAGAAGACCCTGCTGCCTATCATCTACTACCCGAGCGTCTCTCAAAAGAGCCCATTGGCCCGATGGTTCGTGCAGATGATCCCCAGTGGGCTCGGCTGATCAGGGCAGTGATTGATGCCTTGGTATTAGCCGATGAGAAATTAATATCGCAGCGTACGGTTGATCAAGCGCTACTCACCCATAGCGATCTTGAAGTGCAAAACTTGCTCGGTAAAACAGGTACGATAGGTGCTCAGCTAGGACTGCGAGCAGACTGGGCCACACACATTATACGCTCCGTTGGCAACTACAGTGAGATCTACCTTCGCCACTTTGGGCCGAATACACCGGTTGGCGTGGAGCAAGGTATCAATCAGCCTTGGAATCGCGGCGGACTACTCTATGCGCCGCTCTTCAAATAG
- a CDS encoding sulfite exporter TauE/SafE family protein has product MLFDLLFLFAAGFFGGIINSIAGGGSFITFPALIFAGIPPVSANATNTFASCAGYISGTYAFRRDLIAYKAELPRMVIISLLGGIIGAWLLLNTPETLFREAIPWLLLFATLLFIFGGQLNRSLKQLASKHRHASAIGGVLLLLVLLGVSIYGGFFNAGLGIITLSYLALAGHTNINAMNGMKLLISSAVSLIAIAIFISDGLIAWYEGTIVLVGTLAGGYVAAHLSRQLPQTYVRNFVIVASVLTTLYFFYDTY; this is encoded by the coding sequence ATGCTCTTCGATTTACTCTTCTTATTCGCTGCAGGTTTTTTTGGCGGTATTATTAACTCCATTGCAGGCGGCGGCAGCTTCATCACCTTTCCGGCCCTTATCTTTGCAGGCATCCCACCTGTCAGTGCAAACGCTACCAATACGTTTGCATCTTGCGCCGGCTATATTAGTGGCACCTATGCGTTTCGACGCGACCTCATCGCTTATAAAGCTGAGCTTCCTCGTATGGTTATTATCAGCTTGCTTGGCGGCATTATCGGTGCATGGTTACTACTTAACACCCCTGAAACGCTATTTCGTGAAGCAATTCCTTGGTTACTGCTGTTTGCGACGCTCCTCTTTATTTTTGGCGGGCAATTAAATCGCTCACTAAAGCAGCTTGCCTCAAAACATCGCCATGCTTCCGCTATTGGTGGCGTCTTACTGCTGTTGGTTCTGCTGGGTGTGTCTATCTATGGCGGCTTTTTTAATGCAGGCTTAGGTATTATCACCCTCAGCTATCTAGCGTTGGCGGGGCACACCAACATCAATGCAATGAACGGCATGAAACTGCTCATCTCATCAGCAGTCTCCTTAATTGCCATAGCGATTTTTATAAGCGATGGTCTTATCGCTTGGTATGAAGGCACCATCGTGCTTGTGGGAACCCTTGCCGGAGGCTACGTAGCTGCGCATCTCTCAAGGCAGCTGCCGCAGACCTATGTACGTAACTTTGTTATCGTTGCCAGCGTGCTGACAACCCTCTACTTCTTCTACGATACTTATTGA
- a CDS encoding aldehyde dehydrogenase family protein: MTTYTPSAATSNFINKNHLLFINGEAVSSISEQTIDVYNPATAEKITQIQAGGQEDVNRAVAVARKTFEDSDWSRALPSDRERLLWRLADLIEANSDELSEIESIDNGKSAAIAKAVDIRLAIDFLRYMAGFATKIEGSTVDVSVPFMPGSQFHGYTRREAVGVVGAIVAWNFPLLLACWKLGPALATGCTVVLKPAEDTPLTALRLAELVMEAGYPAGVLNVVTGYGHEAGAALSSHPDVDKLTFTGSTPVGKMIGKAAMDSMTRVTLELGGKSPTIVLEDADLNMAAQGAANAIFFNQGQVCCAGSRLYVHKKHFENVVADISDIANSITLGQGLDPSSQMGPLVSAKQFDRVNGYIEQGRKDGATITAGGNGLNGPGYFVKPTVMVDLEQNSKLIQEEIFGPVLVARPFDDIDEVIRAANDSEYGLGASIWSNNLSHVHRMIPRIKSGSVWVNCHTALDPALPFGGYKQSGLGREMGSAVIEHYTELKSVLINI; the protein is encoded by the coding sequence ATGACTACCTATACTCCCAGTGCAGCAACCAGCAACTTTATTAATAAAAATCACCTATTGTTTATCAACGGTGAAGCCGTCAGCTCCATTTCTGAACAAACTATCGATGTGTACAATCCAGCCACCGCAGAAAAAATCACTCAAATACAAGCCGGTGGCCAAGAAGATGTTAATAGAGCCGTCGCGGTTGCACGTAAGACATTTGAGGACTCTGATTGGAGCCGCGCCCTGCCATCGGACAGAGAGCGATTACTTTGGCGTTTGGCTGATTTAATCGAAGCAAACAGTGATGAGCTATCGGAAATCGAATCCATTGATAACGGCAAAAGTGCAGCTATCGCAAAAGCCGTCGATATTCGTTTGGCTATCGACTTTCTGCGCTATATGGCGGGCTTTGCTACCAAAATTGAAGGTAGTACCGTCGATGTTTCCGTACCTTTCATGCCTGGCTCACAATTCCATGGATATACACGTCGTGAAGCCGTCGGTGTAGTTGGCGCCATTGTCGCGTGGAACTTTCCTCTGTTGTTAGCCTGCTGGAAACTTGGTCCGGCGTTAGCAACCGGTTGCACCGTCGTCCTCAAACCAGCTGAGGATACACCGCTTACCGCACTCCGCTTAGCTGAATTGGTCATGGAGGCGGGTTATCCAGCGGGGGTACTTAACGTCGTAACAGGGTATGGACATGAGGCTGGTGCCGCACTCTCATCACATCCTGATGTCGATAAACTGACATTTACTGGATCAACGCCGGTAGGCAAGATGATAGGCAAAGCCGCTATGGATAGTATGACGCGTGTTACGTTAGAGTTGGGCGGAAAATCACCTACCATTGTGCTGGAAGATGCCGATCTAAATATGGCCGCTCAAGGTGCCGCCAATGCGATATTCTTCAACCAAGGACAAGTCTGCTGCGCCGGTTCACGCCTTTATGTGCATAAGAAACATTTTGAAAATGTCGTTGCCGATATCTCAGATATTGCAAACAGTATAACGCTTGGTCAAGGGCTGGACCCCAGTTCCCAAATGGGACCACTGGTATCGGCTAAGCAGTTTGATCGTGTGAACGGCTACATTGAGCAAGGACGCAAGGATGGCGCAACTATCACCGCAGGCGGAAACGGTCTAAACGGCCCCGGTTATTTTGTTAAACCAACGGTCATGGTCGATCTGGAGCAAAACTCCAAACTGATCCAAGAGGAGATATTTGGCCCCGTGCTCGTTGCAAGACCTTTTGATGATATAGATGAGGTTATTCGTGCTGCAAATGACTCGGAGTACGGTTTAGGTGCCAGCATCTGGTCAAACAATTTGTCTCACGTTCATCGTATGATTCCGCGTATAAAATCCGGCAGTGTATGGGTGAACTGCCATACCGCATTGGACCCTGCACTACCTTTTGGCGGGTATAAACAATCCGGCCTAGGTCGGGAAATGGGGTCAGCGGTCATTGAACATTACACCGAGTTAAAATCTGTTTTAATTAACATCTAA
- the peaA gene encoding quinohemoprotein amine dehydrogenase subunit alpha, whose amino-acid sequence MKKTPPIVPAISGLLSTVSLLFTPSVHAASAEHIIQQKCLACHVEESETSWSRISHQRKTPEGWLMSIARMQIMHGLKVTEEERHTLVKYLADRQGLAPSETEGARYALERRLNTSESFESQAFTETCARCHSGARVMLQRRPASEWEHLIHFHLGQWPTTEYQALARDRDWLDLALNEMVPELADMLPLQSKAWDQWQKTVKPSLAGSWTFAGKMPGKGEMHGVMQVKEKAKDQFGIVLAGQYADGAAFEGSGDAILYTGYEWRANMMVDGIAMRQVFSAAKAGEMQGRMFEREHDERGFDFAAVQQSGMSPSILAVQPEYIKSGETVELSIIGTGLQGDVTLGQGLTLIKDVSANANKRVLRVKASSSASTGALAIHVGKASSTVTVYDQIASLKVVPAFQVARVGGNDSSTPKMEAVFEAEAWAAGQDGIAGTEDDIRIGFMPATWSVVPFNETAAADNDVHFSGRMDAASGVFTPALAGPNPERRMSTNNAGNLKVIAQVDEEGKKITADGQLIVTVQRWNNPPIP is encoded by the coding sequence TTGAAAAAGACACCCCCTATCGTTCCCGCAATCAGTGGCCTATTAAGCACGGTTTCACTGCTATTCACACCATCGGTTCATGCTGCGAGCGCCGAGCATATCATTCAGCAAAAGTGTCTGGCATGCCATGTTGAAGAAAGCGAAACCTCTTGGAGCCGTATTAGTCACCAGCGAAAAACGCCAGAAGGCTGGCTAATGAGCATTGCACGTATGCAGATTATGCATGGCCTAAAGGTGACAGAAGAGGAGCGCCATACGTTAGTTAAATATTTGGCCGACCGACAAGGTTTAGCCCCCTCCGAAACGGAAGGCGCTCGTTATGCCCTTGAACGGCGGTTGAATACCTCTGAAAGTTTCGAATCTCAAGCGTTTACTGAAACCTGCGCCCGTTGCCATTCTGGCGCTCGGGTCATGTTACAGCGCCGCCCTGCGAGTGAGTGGGAACACTTAATACATTTTCATTTGGGCCAATGGCCAACGACAGAGTATCAGGCTTTAGCACGAGATAGAGATTGGTTGGACTTAGCACTTAATGAAATGGTGCCAGAGTTGGCTGACATGTTGCCCTTGCAAAGTAAAGCATGGGATCAATGGCAAAAAACGGTTAAGCCATCGTTAGCCGGTAGCTGGACGTTTGCAGGGAAAATGCCAGGCAAAGGTGAAATGCACGGTGTTATGCAAGTTAAAGAGAAAGCCAAGGATCAATTTGGCATCGTACTAGCAGGACAATATGCCGATGGGGCTGCCTTCGAAGGCAGTGGGGATGCAATCCTCTATACCGGCTATGAATGGCGGGCAAACATGATGGTTGATGGAATAGCCATGAGGCAGGTTTTCTCGGCGGCTAAAGCTGGAGAGATGCAAGGTCGCATGTTTGAAAGAGAGCATGATGAGAGAGGCTTTGACTTTGCAGCCGTGCAGCAAAGCGGTATGTCACCATCCATTTTGGCCGTTCAACCTGAATATATTAAATCCGGTGAAACCGTAGAGTTATCCATTATAGGCACGGGTTTGCAGGGTGATGTCACCCTAGGGCAGGGACTAACGCTGATTAAGGATGTTTCTGCAAATGCAAACAAGCGTGTCTTACGGGTTAAAGCAAGCTCTTCAGCTAGCACGGGCGCTTTAGCGATCCATGTGGGCAAGGCGTCTTCTACTGTTACCGTATACGATCAGATTGCGAGTCTGAAAGTTGTGCCTGCATTTCAGGTCGCACGTGTCGGTGGTAATGACAGCTCTACACCCAAAATGGAAGCGGTATTTGAGGCAGAAGCGTGGGCTGCAGGTCAAGATGGTATTGCAGGCACCGAGGATGATATACGCATAGGATTCATGCCTGCTACTTGGTCCGTTGTGCCCTTTAATGAAACTGCCGCTGCTGACAACGATGTTCATTTTAGCGGACGTATGGATGCAGCATCCGGCGTATTTACGCCTGCGCTCGCTGGCCCTAACCCTGAGCGTCGTATGAGCACTAACAATGCTGGCAACCTTAAAGTCATTGCTCAAGTTGATGAAGAAGGCAAAAAAATCACGGCCGATGGCCAACTGATCGTGACCGTCCAGCGCTGGAATAATCCTCCCATCCCTTAA
- the peaB gene encoding quinohemoprotein amine dehydrogenase maturation protein: protein MSAVLNIVENNLHEVRVSERQMMFHIPTNSLFELDSMTQDVFGLLRSGSLSVEDISQQLKNRYSANDVHELVHNLCALEVVSDGSGLTPEIQAKTVDRFPLTTVVLNVNTGCNLSCTYCYKEDLDKPSAGKKMDFETAKASIDMLLKESPDEDTYTVVFFGGEPMSNLPLIKAMVAYCEQRFAQAGKRVNFVTTTNATLLNEELVDWLDQHRFGISISMDGPEAIHDKNRITVGGQGTYAVVRRKAEMLLSRYRSRPVGARVTLTKGVTDVEAIWDHLFNDLGFSEVGFAPVTSGDISEFNLSDEEVKQVFDNMKALGRHYLDAALQNRNIGFSNMHQMITDIHEGNKKALPCGAGLKMLAVDHKGELNLCHRFTGSDLNTFGDVHQGIDKGRLGSFLAERLDRTNTGCETCHIRNLCSGGCYHESYARYEDPTRPTYHYCDLMRDWVDFVIETYSRIMAENPAFIDTYITPRRAL from the coding sequence ATGAGTGCTGTACTTAACATTGTTGAGAACAATCTGCATGAAGTTCGGGTAAGCGAGCGACAGATGATGTTTCACATCCCGACCAATTCGTTGTTCGAATTGGACTCGATGACACAAGATGTTTTTGGGTTACTTCGTAGTGGGAGTCTATCGGTTGAGGATATCAGCCAACAGCTAAAAAACCGTTATAGCGCTAATGATGTCCATGAGTTAGTACACAATTTATGCGCATTAGAAGTGGTGAGTGATGGTTCCGGCTTAACGCCAGAAATCCAAGCAAAAACGGTGGATAGGTTTCCACTGACAACCGTCGTACTGAATGTAAATACCGGCTGTAACTTGAGTTGCACCTATTGCTACAAAGAGGACTTGGATAAGCCCTCGGCGGGCAAAAAAATGGATTTTGAAACGGCTAAAGCCTCGATCGATATGTTACTTAAAGAATCGCCAGATGAAGATACTTACACGGTAGTGTTCTTCGGGGGTGAGCCTATGAGCAATTTGCCATTGATCAAGGCGATGGTGGCTTATTGTGAACAACGCTTTGCACAAGCGGGTAAAAGGGTCAATTTTGTAACAACGACCAACGCAACTTTGCTTAATGAAGAGCTAGTGGACTGGTTAGATCAACATCGCTTTGGTATCTCGATCAGCATGGATGGCCCCGAAGCGATTCATGATAAGAATCGTATCACCGTAGGAGGGCAAGGCACTTATGCTGTCGTGCGTCGAAAAGCTGAAATGTTGTTATCCCGTTATCGGTCCCGCCCGGTGGGTGCGCGTGTAACCTTGACGAAAGGTGTAACTGATGTCGAGGCCATTTGGGATCACTTGTTTAATGACCTTGGCTTCTCGGAAGTGGGCTTTGCACCGGTCACATCCGGAGATATCAGTGAGTTTAACCTCTCTGATGAGGAGGTTAAGCAGGTCTTCGATAACATGAAAGCGCTAGGTCGGCACTATCTGGACGCTGCGTTGCAGAACCGCAATATAGGGTTCAGCAATATGCATCAAATGATTACGGATATCCACGAAGGTAATAAGAAAGCGCTGCCCTGTGGTGCAGGCTTAAAAATGTTGGCTGTCGATCACAAAGGTGAATTGAATCTTTGTCACCGCTTCACGGGTTCAGACTTAAATACCTTTGGTGATGTGCATCAGGGTATCGATAAAGGCCGTTTGGGCAGCTTTTTAGCAGAGCGGTTGGACAGAACAAATACGGGGTGTGAAACCTGCCATATCCGAAACCTTTGTTCCGGTGGCTGTTACCACGAAAGTTATGCCCGTTATGAAGACCCAACTCGGCCTACGTATCACTACTGCGATTTGATGCGCGACTGGGTGGATTTTGTTATCGAGACCTATAGCCGCATCATGGCCGAAAACCCGGCCTTCATCGACACTTATATTACTCCTCGGAGGGCTCTCTGA
- the qhpC gene encoding quinohemoprotein amine dehydrogenase subunit gamma, whose translation MKFLKPINNKAQLLDQAVNENQVEDVVAMSSLAGCTATTDPGWEIDAFGSVTSLCQPMESDLYGCADPCWWPAQVPDMMNTYQDWNKDALSSKDDWRNLGTVFPADKK comes from the coding sequence ATGAAATTTCTTAAACCTATAAATAATAAAGCTCAGCTATTAGATCAAGCTGTTAATGAGAACCAAGTAGAAGACGTGGTGGCGATGAGTAGCCTTGCAGGTTGTACAGCCACGACCGATCCCGGTTGGGAAATTGATGCTTTTGGTTCAGTGACATCGCTTTGCCAACCTATGGAATCTGATCTCTATGGTTGTGCTGATCCTTGCTGGTGGCCAGCTCAAGTGCCAGACATGATGAACACTTATCAAGACTGGAATAAAGACGCCCTGAGCTCAAAAGATGATTGGCGGAATCTGGGCACTGTTTTCCCCGCAGATAAAAAGTAA
- the peaD gene encoding quinohemoprotein amine dehydrogenase subunit beta, with protein MNITKTKSSLAKGFNTAVLAVTASVLPSFVQAADAPLKPGNEYMIVSNYPNQIHVIDVVTDTLFKTCKVPGSFGPGVMQVAPDNKTAYILSNHYEDIYGINLDTCDVSFHTRFSSDPTVRTKSIFSMAISPDGKEIYAMHNPTKLNRDHYRVLPTQLAVYSAEGGLDAKPIRMFPAPRQVTVMMTGSDGGLYMAGGDIYKFNVQSGEYTTAIASRNWQRPLYAPPDVLNAWPIQTPSNDFTLLYTTAKFQDESYNMDTADWIYGFMNVDLKTGETQTTDFGPITEIYFTGMTSPKDPNLMFGVLNRLAKYDIKEKKLIKAAALEHSYYCIAMNHDGNKIYLSGTYNDIAIYDANSLEKLGNVQLPGGDMALGTSQIFIR; from the coding sequence ATGAATATAACAAAAACAAAGTCATCGCTGGCAAAGGGTTTTAATACAGCTGTATTGGCTGTGACAGCCAGTGTTTTGCCATCTTTTGTGCAGGCTGCTGATGCGCCATTGAAGCCTGGCAATGAATATATGATTGTTTCTAACTATCCCAACCAAATCCATGTTATTGATGTGGTCACGGATACGCTGTTTAAGACATGTAAAGTGCCTGGCTCATTTGGTCCAGGTGTCATGCAAGTTGCACCAGATAACAAGACGGCATACATCTTGTCTAATCACTATGAGGATATTTACGGTATCAATTTAGATACGTGTGATGTGAGTTTTCATACCCGTTTTTCAAGTGATCCGACAGTGCGTACGAAATCCATCTTCTCTATGGCGATTAGCCCTGATGGAAAAGAGATTTACGCTATGCATAACCCTACTAAACTCAATAGAGACCACTATCGTGTCTTACCAACACAGTTAGCCGTTTATAGCGCTGAAGGTGGTCTGGATGCGAAGCCGATCCGGATGTTTCCTGCACCTAGGCAGGTAACCGTCATGATGACAGGCAGTGATGGCGGTTTATATATGGCGGGTGGCGATATCTACAAGTTTAATGTCCAATCCGGTGAATATACAACGGCCATCGCCAGTAGAAATTGGCAACGCCCATTGTATGCTCCGCCCGATGTGCTGAATGCTTGGCCTATACAAACGCCATCTAATGACTTCACGCTGTTGTATACAACCGCTAAGTTTCAGGATGAATCTTACAATATGGACACGGCAGATTGGATCTACGGTTTTATGAATGTAGATCTGAAAACGGGGGAGACTCAAACAACGGACTTTGGGCCCATTACCGAAATTTACTTCACTGGCATGACGTCACCTAAAGACCCCAATCTGATGTTTGGTGTACTCAACCGCTTGGCTAAGTACGACATCAAAGAGAAGAAATTGATTAAAGCAGCTGCCCTTGAACACTCATACTACTGCATTGCTATGAATCATGATGGTAACAAAATTTACTTATCTGGTACTTATAACGACATTGCCATTTATGATGCAAACTCATTAGAAAAACTAGGCAATGTTCAATTACCTGGTGGTGATATGGCACTCGGCACGTCACAAATATTTATCCGTTAA